One Candidatus Hydrogenedentota bacterium DNA window includes the following coding sequences:
- a CDS encoding secondary thiamine-phosphate synthase enzyme YjbQ has product MATITVRTTGHTQFVNIDREVNRVIEASGVTEGLAHIFVPHTTAGLTINENADPDVVRDIIAALERAVPWNGAYAHAEGNAAAHVKASMMGFSQTIPIENGRLAFGTWQSLYFCEFDGPRTRQVRVALRVL; this is encoded by the coding sequence ATGGCAACCATCACGGTGCGCACCACCGGGCACACCCAGTTTGTCAACATCGACCGCGAGGTTAACCGCGTCATAGAAGCCTCCGGCGTAACGGAGGGGCTTGCGCACATATTCGTGCCCCACACAACCGCGGGCCTCACGATAAACGAAAACGCCGACCCCGACGTCGTGCGCGACATCATCGCCGCGCTCGAACGCGCCGTGCCCTGGAACGGCGCGTACGCCCATGCGGAGGGCAACGCCGCGGCGCACGTAAAGGCCAGCATGATGGGCTTCTCGCAGACCATTCCAATCGAGAATGGCCGCCTCGCCTTCGGCACATGGCAATCGCTTTATTTCTGCGAATTCGACGGCCCGCGAACCCGCCAGGTGCGCGTCGCTCTTCGCGTCCTCTGA